The Drosophila innubila isolate TH190305 chromosome 3R unlocalized genomic scaffold, UK_Dinn_1.0 2_E_3R, whole genome shotgun sequence genome has a segment encoding these proteins:
- the LOC117790625 gene encoding putative uncharacterized protein DDB_G0277255, with protein MHVTYGGNNCGNNGINSICNQQISNYNNNSHSNNNNNNNMSANSFLGAGCSSNGSVSGSSSFDYMANATAAYVTPATSALATTTTMPANVNTTTMLSNYCDAATMMMAAAAVNANQCLQQHHQRLLLASTNNNNSNNEHLAMVTATAAAMASSSSSAGSLSSASASASSTPTATAVATSQQQQQQQQQQTLQQQSLPSPPNLIDISEVPLIVDVK; from the coding sequence ATGCACGTAACATACGGCGGCAACAACTGCGGCAACAACGGCATCAACAGCATTTGCAATCAGCAAATCAgcaactacaataacaacagccacagcaataacaacaacaacaacaacatgagtgCAAACAGTTTCCTTGGCGCCGGCTGCAGCAGCAATGGCAGCgtcagtggcagcagcagcttcgaCTATATGGCCAATGCGACTGCTGCATATGTGAcaccagcaacatcagcactagcaacaacaacaacaatgccagccAATGTGAACACAACAACGATGCTGTCTAATTACTGCGATGCTGCCACTATGATGAtggctgctgccgctgtcaaTGCAAATCAGTGCCTGCAACAACACCACCAGCGACTGCTGCTGgccagcaccaacaacaacaacagcaacaacgagcaTCTGGCAATGGTCACTGCCACGGCAGCGGCTATGGCCTCCTCCTCGTCCTCAGCGGGTTCGCTgtcatcggcatcggcatcggcatcgtcGACACCGACAGCAACTGCCGTCGCGACatcgcaacaacagcagcaacagcagcagcaacagacactgcagcagcagtcgcTGCCATCTCCGCCAAATTTAATCGATATCAGCGAAGTTCCTCTCATTGTGGATGTCAAGTAg